In a single window of the Octopus sinensis linkage group LG1, ASM634580v1, whole genome shotgun sequence genome:
- the LOC115209402 gene encoding uncharacterized protein LOC115209402 isoform X3 gives MAAMQMTITTSSSLFFVITFIVVLISLNIEAKELGNNCEIKISPNIHKILSRLVRSDKKVFNFDVHLSDKKLDDLLKPVRLDYFANARQFTWIPDEPDGLMAYKDFYYDFSMHSLNLLGAYIATPRVDIDINCGKENIQRYDLIHLIFQELKKIAVIDTLKIGESGYMCFLINLSQDMKKNSPESLKANRRIGLNRELVKNYCCKLNKNESFAYYPKSICSGNIMENRMFLNYANIVGAVVRAYSPLIISVLSQTKSPSFSRQNTLPYKLEWMDQRKP, from the coding sequence ATGGCTGCCATGCAGATGACGATAACAACAAGCAGTTCACTTTTCTTTGTGATTACTTTTATTGTCGTTCTAATATCACTAAACATAGAAGCGAAGGAACTTGGAAATAACTGTGAAATTAAGATTTCTCCTAATATCCATAAGATTTTATCTCGTTTAgtaagatcagacaaaaaggttttcaattttgaTGTCCATTTATCCGATAAAAAACTTGATGACCTTCTGAAACCCGTACGACTGGATTATTTCGCAAACGCGAGACAATTTACCTGGATTCCAGACGAACCAGATGGTTTGATGGCATATAAGGATTTCTATTATGATTTTTCAATGCACTCTTTGAATTTATTAGGAGCTTACATTGCTACTCCAAGGGTTGATATCGATATAAATTGTGGGAAAGAAAATATTCAGAGATATGATTTAATACATTTGATTTTCCAGGAATTGAAGAAAATCGCAGTGATCGATACATTAAAAATAGGAGAATCTGGTTACATGTGTTTTCTAATAAATTTATCTcaggacatgaagaagaacagCCCTGAGTCATTAAAAGCTAATAGAAGAATCGGTTTAAATAGAGAGTTGGTGAAGAACTATTGCTGTAAACTCAATAAAAATGAAAGCTTTGCTTATTACCCAAAATCAATTTGTTCTGGAAATATCATGGAAAATAGGATGTTTCTCAATTATGCAAATATCGTCGGAGCAGTTGTACGGGCATATTCTCCCTTAATTATTAGTGTCCTTTCACAAACGAAATCACCTTCATTTTCCCGCCAAAACACATTGCCATACAAATTAGAATGGATGGATCAACGAAAACCATAA
- the LOC118765272 gene encoding uncharacterized protein LOC118765272 → MAAMQTTTTATSSLIVSVILIITLTSLNIEAKKLDNDCQIKIPPNVSEILSRLVKLEKKVFNFEFHLSNKTLDDLLNPVPLDYFANARHFTWIPDEPDGLIAYKNFYYDFSIYSLNLLDVYIAYPRINIDIKCRKQNIHRRDIIYLIFKELKKLVFIDKLQMGKSGYMCFFVNLSQDMKKNSPHAYEACRRIGINREIVKNYCCKLYKNESNLYHPKSICLGNNIENSMFINYENIVGTVLWIFFPLLISFVSKAKLPSYYYRNTMPYESEWINGKHSIYSFSHFLSCLFCFHYSSFFASRLRRFFCIMFFPLVILLDLLMYYFFLYETTKIFIQDRIPLGFRALILGIPESYENTGGFLGGPFLWFIGYIFFSFILFVLPSRLSETLAYNALHQRSTCTFLIQNKRLLEKYGSLNISTEQDYDLLYAIMKANISTALNPNFWHSIVYTRINRIKKIWLYYYNRNIFWKFLLLWFFIAITILFAIFSSCELFLCLVYYGIPIVYWLLTLPLSYSKVYIFPLYLSPNYIFKIVAVPLTFLSLPFYISWAICSIYVFLVSFQILATTYSP, encoded by the coding sequence ATGGCTGCCATGcagacgacaacaacagcaaccagttctcttattgtttcagtcattctcaTTATCACACTGACATCACTAAACATCGAAGCGAAGAAACTCGACAATGATTGCCAAATTAAAATCCCTCCCAATGTCAGTGAGATTTTATCTCGTTTagtaaaattggaaaaaaaggttttcaattttgaATTCCATTTATCAAACAAGACACTTGATGACCTTCTTAATCCTGTACCATTGGATTATTTTGCAAACGCGAGACACTTTACctggatcccagatgaaccagaCGGTTTAATAGCATATAAAAATTTCTACTATGATTTTTCAATTTACTCTTTGAATTTGTTAGATGTCTATATTGCTTATCCAAGAATTAATATCGATATAAaatgtagaaaacaaaatattcacagacgcgatataatatatttgattttcaaGGAATTGAAGAAACTCGTATTTATCGATAAATTGCAAATGGGAAAATCTGGATACatgtgtttttttgtaaatttgtctCAAGACATGAAGAAGAACAGCCCTCACGCATATGAAGCTTGCAGAAGAATTGGTATAAATCGGGAGATAGTGAAGAACTATTGCTGTAAACTCTATAAAAACGAAAGTAATCTTTATCATCCCAAATCTATTTGTTTaggaaataatattgaaaatagtaTGTTTatcaattatgaaaatattgttgGAACAGTTTTGTGGATATTTTTCCCATTGCTTATTAGTTTTGTTTCAAAAGCCAAATTACCTTCATATTACTATCGAAACACAATGCCATACGAATCAGAATGGATCAATGGAAAACATAGTATTTACAgtttctctcattttctgtcttgcttattttgtttccattattcttctttctttgccTCAAGACTAAGAAGATTCTTTtgcattatgttttttcctttagTAATTCTCCTGGATCTTTTGATGTATTACTTCTTTTTatatgaaacaacaaaaatatttatacaagacCGCATACCATTAGGTTTTCGCGCCCTAATATTAGGAATTCCAGAAAGTTATGAAAATACAGGTGGCTTCCTCGGGGGTCCCTTTTTGTGGTTCATCGGCTATATATTTTTTAGCTTTATTCTCTTCGTTCTTCCCAGTCGTTTAAGTGAGACTCTCGCATATAATGCATTACATCAAAGATCCACTTGcacgtttctcattcaaaataaGAGATTATTAGAGAAGTATGGCAGCTTAAATATTTCTACAGAACAGGATTATGATCTACTCTATGCAATAATGAAAGCTAatatttctactgctttaaaCCCAAATTTCTGGCATTCAATAGTTTATACTCGGATTAACcgtataaagaaaatttggttatATTACTACAACAGAAATATTTTCTGGAAATTCCTATTGCTTTGGTTTTTTATTGCGATCACAATTTTATTTGCTATATTTTCCTCCTGTGAATTATTTCTGTGCCTCGTTTATTACGGAATCCCAATTGTTTACTGGCTTTTAACTTTACCATTAAGTTATTCCAAAGTTTATATTTTCCCACTCTATCTGAGTCCCAATTATATTTTCAAGATAGTTGCTGTACCTTTAACATTTCTATCGTTGCCATTTTATATATCATGGGCGATTTGTTCAATCTACGTATTTCTTGTAAGTTTTCAAATCTTAGCAACTACATATTCACCATAG